Part of the Sulfurimonas denitrificans DSM 1251 genome is shown below.
ACATCTTTTAGCGGGATATGTTCGCTAAAAAGAGCGACAAACATCTTTTGGCATCCAAGCATCATAATGGCATCTCTCTTGAAGTGCTCACGAAGCAAGTCGGTGTGACCTTTGTATTTGAGTCCAGCTAACATCCAAGCTTCTTTGTGAATAGGCATAGTTACAACAGCATCGGCTTTTTTTTGCTCACACAAAGATATGGCATGAATGAAAGAGTCATAAGAGTATCTGCCAGAATCTTTATCAACGCACCCTTTTTTTACAGCAAACTCTCCGCCAACCTCTGATATTTCAAAATTTGATGGTATTTTGTAATTTAAAAGAGTTGATGCTTGATTTAACATGTAAGAGTTTATGCAGTAAAGAGGAGCGCAGAGTTTTGAGACCTCTTCATGTGCTTTTATGGCTATCTCAATTCCGACGCCGTTTAAATCTCCAACACTTATAGCAATGCGCACTTTGCTCATCGGCTTGTTAATCTTTTCATCTCTTTTACAGCTTCGCCTAAACCACTAAATATACTTCTGGCAACTATGCTTTGACCGATATTTAGCTCTGTTATCTCAGCTATTTTCATCATCTCATGAACATTATGGTAGTTTAGTCCATGCCCAGCAGCAACTTCAAGACCGATTTTTTTTGCATGTTTTGCGGCTTCATCTATTGCTAAGATGGACTTCTCAAGTCTGATGGAAAGCTCATGGCGAGGGAGTTCTAACTCTTTTATGGAGTGATTGGAGTGCGGAAGTGAGGAGCTAAGCATCGCATAGAGATTTGCAAAAGCCCCAGTATGAAGCTCAACCATCTCAGCGCCTAGCTCTTTTGACTTCTCAACAGCTTCTATGGTTGGGTCTATAAAGAGTGATACAGGTATAAGATAGTCATGTAAAAGCTCTATCGCATAAGCTATTTCATCTTCATGCCCTACAACATCAAGTCCACCCTCGGTTGTTACCTCTTCTCTCTTCTCAGGAACTAAAGTAGTGCGGTGAGGCTTCAAGTCAGTTACGATATCTAAAATAGCTCTGTTTATGGAGCACTCTAGGTTTACACCTACGTTAGAGTATTTCATGATAGCGTACGCATCAGCGTCTTGTATATGTCTTCTATCTTCTCTGAGATGGATAGTTATCTGGTCTGCTCCGTTTTGTGTGGCAACATAAAGAGCGTTTAAGATGTCTGGGTCATTTACTTTTCTAGCTTCTCTTAAAACCGCTACATGGTCTATGTTTACGCCTAATTTCATACTGTTCAAATTAAACCTACCTATTTTCTATGAAGAGGATGTTGGTAATCATTTCTCTCACATGCACTAAAGGTACTCATAACGCCAAGCGCTAAAAGTGCCATTAAAATAATTTTTTTCATTATAAATCCTTTAAAAAGTTTGCCCAATTATATCATTGATACTATTTACATCGTCTGTATTGGCAAAACAACTCTTATCTCCACATATCATAAAACCTTTATCTTCAGAGACTTTTTTAAATATAAAAGGATAGTCTAAAGAGGCTATTTTTAGGGCGTTTGACTCTAAGTTTTTCTGCTCTGATTTTACAACTCTATCACCCCTTAAGTAGCGCAACATTTGGCGTAACATGTAAGGGTAGATAACAGGTCTTCTTCCTAACTCGTATGAGTTGTATTCTAGCGTTTTAAAGGCAAAATGGTTATATTTCTCATCTTCTAAAAGAGTGCTTAAAGAGAGCAGAACGTCAACTATTATGGAAACTGAACTTGTGTAAGTATTGTCAGATATTTCCGCTTTTGTCTCAAACTCTCCAACGCTAAATCTCCATGTTCCTTTATCATAAAACTTCTCAAGCGCTATGTTTGTTAAGTGCTGTGCACGGATAAGATATAGTTCATTTTGAGTCGCATTATATGCTTCAATAAGAGCAAGAGAGAGGTAAGCATAATCCTCTAAAAAAGCCTCAACTTTAGGGCTTTTATGAATAAGTGTTGTGTGGTAAAGCTTACCCTCAATGAGCATTGTATCTAAGAGTGCATTTAGCGAGTTTATAGCTCTTTGTGTATAGCTGGAGTCGATTTTACCCAAGTTAAAGAGCGCTTTTATCATCATGCTTGACCATGATGTTTGGATTTTTTTGTCAATAAAAGGGTACTCTCTTTTGCTTCTTAGAGTTTGAAGAAGTCTTTTTATTTCACTAAAACCTTCAATTCCGTCTTCATCTATAAATCTTATAATGTTTTTTCCCTCAAAATTTCCATTTTTTGTGACACTCAGTGCATCTAAAATAACCTCTATATTTGAGTAGTTATTTTCCCTTAAAAGGTTGTAAATTTCTTCATAACTATATACAAAGTAAGTTCCCTCTTCGCCCTCGCTATCGGCATCACTAGCACTATACATAAGGTTGTCTTCACTCATAAAGTTATGCCAAAAATCAGCACACTCTTTGGCAATATGTAAAAAACTCTCATCGTTATAAGAGAGATAAGCGTTTGTGTAGATTTCACAAAGCAGGGCGTTATCGTAGAGCATCTTCTCAAAATGCGGTACTAACCATTTATCATCAACGCTGTATCGGCAAAATCCGCCATCAACAAGGTCGTACATGCCGCCTTGTTTCATCATACGCAGTGTGTGCAAAAATATAGCTTTTGCAGCTTTGTCATCGTAAAGCTTATCTATTACATGTAGAGTACCTAAAGTGCTAACATGAGGAAATTTTGGCGAGTGAGAAAAGCCACCATAAGTTGTTTCATAGTTATTTTTAACTTGAAGCATAAAGTTTTTTACAAAATCCTCTTTTAAAACTGTTGCCTCTTTTGGGTGCTCTTTATTATTTAAAAAGTTCTCTATCTCATCTGCATTTTTAAAAAGTTGCTCATCGTTGCTAGAGATTTTATCTGCTATTAATTTTGTAAGTTCAATAAACCCCATCCCCTCGATACTTCCCTCTCTTGTTTGGGGAGCTATGTATGTTCCTGCAAAAAATGGCTTGTTATGTGGCGTACAAAAGATAGAAGTTGGCCATCCGCCTGCACGTCGGTTTAATAACATGTAAACTTCTTGATAATGTTTGTCAATATCTGGGCGCTCTTCTCTGTCAACTTTTATGCTGATAAAGTGT
Proteins encoded:
- a CDS encoding pyridoxine 5'-phosphate synthase — its product is MKLGVNIDHVAVLREARKVNDPDILNALYVATQNGADQITIHLREDRRHIQDADAYAIMKYSNVGVNLECSINRAILDIVTDLKPHRTTLVPEKREEVTTEGGLDVVGHEDEIAYAIELLHDYLIPVSLFIDPTIEAVEKSKELGAEMVELHTGAFANLYAMLSSSLPHSNHSIKELELPRHELSIRLEKSILAIDEAAKHAKKIGLEVAAGHGLNYHNVHEMMKIAEITELNIGQSIVARSIFSGLGEAVKEMKRLTSR
- the pdxA gene encoding 4-hydroxythreonine-4-phosphate dehydrogenase, with amino-acid sequence MSKVRIAISVGDLNGVGIEIAIKAHEEVSKLCAPLYCINSYMLNQASTLLNYKIPSNFEISEVGGEFAVKKGCVDKDSGRYSYDSFIHAISLCEQKKADAVVTMPIHKEAWMLAGLKYKGHTDLLREHFKRDAIMMLGCQKMFVALFSEHIPLKDVASSIKYKKLKQFFLDFNNSVPNERVAVLGLNPHAGDNGVLGNEELIITKAIKSANKKVCFEQFIGPLVPDIAFTPHIREKFKYFIAMYHDQGLAPLKALYFDESINVSLNLPIIRTSVDHGTAFDIAYEKKAKTLSYINAIKSAIALGERL
- a CDS encoding thioredoxin domain-containing protein, with product MSNRLQKEDSPYLQQHKDNPVDWYPWCDEAFKKAKDENKAIFISIGYSSCHWCHVMEENVFENQECADILNKHFISIKVDREERPDIDKHYQEVYMLLNRRAGGWPTSIFCTPHNKPFFAGTYIAPQTREGSIEGMGFIELTKLIADKISSNDEQLFKNADEIENFLNNKEHPKEATVLKEDFVKNFMLQVKNNYETTYGGFSHSPKFPHVSTLGTLHVIDKLYDDKAAKAIFLHTLRMMKQGGMYDLVDGGFCRYSVDDKWLVPHFEKMLYDNALLCEIYTNAYLSYNDESFLHIAKECADFWHNFMSEDNLMYSASDADSEGEEGTYFVYSYEEIYNLLRENNYSNIEVILDALSVTKNGNFEGKNIIRFIDEDGIEGFSEIKRLLQTLRSKREYPFIDKKIQTSWSSMMIKALFNLGKIDSSYTQRAINSLNALLDTMLIEGKLYHTTLIHKSPKVEAFLEDYAYLSLALIEAYNATQNELYLIRAQHLTNIALEKFYDKGTWRFSVGEFETKAEISDNTYTSSVSIIVDVLLSLSTLLEDEKYNHFAFKTLEYNSYELGRRPVIYPYMLRQMLRYLRGDRVVKSEQKNLESNALKIASLDYPFIFKKVSEDKGFMICGDKSCFANTDDVNSINDIIGQTF